GTGTAACTCTGAGTTTGGATCTGAATTTGAGGAAGTTGAGATTGGAGGTGAGTTTGGTGAAGCTATCAGCTATTTGGTCTTGAGAGGGGATGTGCAGTATGTTAACCTTCTTTTGTGCTACATGATTTCTTACAAAGTAGAGCTCAAATTCAAAATGTTTGCTCTTGCTATGCAAAACTGGGTTTGCAGCCATTAGGACTACACTTTGGCTGTCACAGTAGAGGTTTGATGTGGTGGACTATGGGATTTTCATTTCACTCATCAAGTTTTGGATCCAGAGGATTTCAGTCAAGCCTGCAGCTAGCCCTCGATACTCTGCCTCTATGGAACTTCTTGAGATTGCATTTTGCTTTCTGCTTGACAATGAGACCAGGTTTGGACCTAGGAATATACAGAATCCACTAGTAGATTTTCTGTCATCAATGTCACTGCCCCCAATCTGAATCATTGAAGCCATAGATTCGACATTCATTAGTTCTTTGAAACCTTAGGCCATAGTTTATTGTTCCTGCCAAGTATCGTAGGATACGCTTAACTGCTTTCTAGTGACTTTCCAAGGGGGTGTGCATAAACTGAGAGACTTTGTTCATGGCAAAGGTGATTTCGGGTCTGGTGATTGTGCCATATTGGAGGCCACCAACTATGGATCTGTACAGCACTGGATTGTGGTGAACATCCTCACCATGAGCTGATAGCTTCAGATTGAGACCATGGGTGTTGGTACGGCTTTGGCGTCGCGCATTCCCGCTTTGGTAAGGAGGTCCTTAATATACTTGGTTTGGCATAGGATCGGAGTATGTCACTGTCATTGAATTTCATAGCTTCAATGCCCAAGAAGTAGCTCATTTTCCCCAAATTCTTGAGTGCAAACACAGTATTCAGCTACACAATTAGGTCAGAGATTTTAATTTGGGATGACCCAGTAACCAGAATGTCATCCATATACACCAAAACATAAACGACAGAGGAGCGCGAGAATCTGGTGAAGAGTGATGTATCTGATTTGATGTTGGTGAAGCCAAATCGATTGAGGGTTTCCTTCAGTTTGGTGAACCACGCACGGGGGCTTGCTTTAGGCCATATAGGGATCTCTGGAGCTTGCAGACATGATGGGGTTGAGCAAGAGAGATGAATCCTTCGGGTTGAGACATGAAAACAGTCTCCTGTAAGTTGCCATTTAAGAACGCATTGTTGAAGTTGAACTACTGAATGGGCCATCCCTTGGAGAGTGCTAGGCTGAGCATGACCCAGACTGTGGGCGGTCAGACGACGGGGCTGAACACTTGGTCATAGTTGACCCCTTCTCGCTAGTGGAAGCCCTTTGCAATGAGCCAGACCTTGCATTTTTGAACGGTGCCATCTGGGTGCTTCTTGATCCGGAACACCCACTTGGAGCCAATCACTGGTGTAGTGTGGGATGGGGGTTGGGGAACGAGTTGTCAGGTGCTATTGTGCATCAGAGCGTTATACTCCTCTTGCATAGCTTGATTCCAATGGGGAGTGGCTAGAGCTTGTTGGATAGACTGAGGCAGGGAATGGGTGAGGTCTTAGGTGAGATTAGAGATAGGGGTGGCGAGCACTGCTGCATAGGTTCTGGGTTTGAGGCTTCCTGTTTTACTGCGAGTTTGCATTGGATGCTGGTTAATGGGAGCAGAAGGAGGATGGGGGAGTGGCAGTACAATCTCAATGCGGACAGGCTGGAGAGCACctagaaaagaagaggaagcactaacaGAGGGGTTAGCAGTAGCAGTGTTAGAAACAGAATTATCAGGCAAAAAAGCAGGTAAAGTAGATAATAATTCAGGtattatattaattatcttAGAAGTATCATGTAATGAATACAAAGATAAAGGAGGGTTGGGGGGTTGGGGTGAGGTGGACAAGGGAGGCTGTGGGATAGTGTGGGTTGATAGTGGTGCTAGAGTGCCAGCTAGGGGTAGATAGACCAGAGGTAGGGAGGTTTGGGTTGGAGGAAAAGTTCGGCTGGAGTTGGTTTGAGAGGGGAAGAGTTGGTTGTAGGGGAACTCATGTTCATTGAAGATGACGTCCCTTGAAGTGAATTCTTTGTCAGTTGGAGAAAGGCAGATATATCCCTTGTGGTTTGGGGCATAGCCAAGAAAGATACACTTTTGAAATCTGTGGCTGAATTTAGTTTGGTTGTAGGGTTTTAGGAGAGGGTAATAGGTACATCTAAAAGGTTTAAGAAAGCTGTAGTCGGGTTTagttttggtgagagcttcataAGGAGAGATGTTATTCAACTTTGGATTTGGTAGTAAATTGATGAGGTAGGTGGCTGAGAGGGATGCTTCACCCCAAAAGGTTAAGGGAAGGGTTGCTTGGGCTAAGAGGGTTAGGGTAGTCTCTGTGATGTGTTTGTTCTTTCTTTCTACTTTTTCATTTTGTTGGTGGTAGTAAGGGCAGGTGAATCTGTGTTGGATGCCATTAGTTTTAAGGTATTGGGTGAAGGCTGTAGAGAGGTATTCCTTTCCATTGTCAGTTTTCAAGGCTTTTATCTTCAGTCCTGTTTTGAGTTCTATTGCTGCCTTGTACTTTTGAAATTCATCAAAAGCTTGTCCTTTTGTCTATAGCAGGTAGATGCTGGAGTATCTTGTTCTTGCATCGATGAAGCAGATGTAGTACCTGTAGCCAGTTCTATTATACACGGGTGCAGGTCTCCAAAGGTCAGAGGAGATTAGACTACAGGTGCATAGCTGGTAGGGGGTGTTCAAAACCGATCCGGACCGAACAAAACCGATCGACCGAACCGAAAAAACCGAAAATCGAATAAACCAAAAATCGAAAAACCGAAAAAATTGTGTTTTGCTGTTTTTATtgcggttcggttcggttttcggTTTTAATACTGAAAACCctaaccgaaccgaaccgaatcggttcaaaaaaacacaaataaaacCAACCctccccccacccccaccccccaCAACGTGACCTAACCTAGCCGCCACCCCTCTCACTCTGCGCTCTTTACTCTCGAAACCCACTCCCACTCTCCCAACAGCCAGCACCTCCCACTCCCAACCTGCATGAACCCCTTCCTCCCACCACCTCCCTGCGCCGATGAACCCCTTCCTCTCACTCCCTTCCAGCGCTGCCGAACCCTTCCATTCTTTCACACAGCGCCACCGAATCCTTCCTACAAGCATCTCCTCGCGGACAACACCAGCCAACACCATCATCGCGGAGCCAGCACCACCCCCGCCGCCACCCACAGCATCATTTCTGGCCTCTCGAAGACGCGGACATTAGCCTACCCAGTAACCCCCAAGCCCACCCCCAAACGAGGTACGAAACTTAGCCGTTCTCTCCCTAGGCCTCACAGCCTCGCTCTCTGTACCTCCCAACTGTGGTGAGGGACCGTTCCGCCCACCACCTCGAGAGTTGTCAACGGTAGCTCCCAGTGGTACTGAAACTGATACTGTGATTGGAATCAAGGAACCTTAAATTGAGTTAATAGCATGCAGCAGGTAATAAAAAATCCCTAGCTTCGAATCAATGTTCCTTTGAATCGCAATcttctttcataattttttgtgtctttttatttttcttttttctttttgtttatttagcTCTGTTTTGAGTTTAGTTGTTAGTATATGAGTAGAAATGTAGAATAAGCACTCAAATGGATCCTTATAGTTTATAACTTGATGGTAGAAATGgattaaaagaacaaaaaaaatcataggATATGCGTCCTTATTCAATAATCATTGTTCAATGATTCATTGTTGCTGGTTGTTGTTAACTTGttattgttttatttgtttctcaTTGTTTAAGgaaatttattgttttattgtttTACTTGTTATTGATTCATTGATTATTTGATTTCATTGTTGCTAGTTGTTGTTTTCTTACTGGTTCAgtatttattgttttatttgttgTTCATTGTTTAGGAAAATTGCTTCTGATTGCTGGTTTACTGAtcattgtttaatttatttgttgttCTGTTTTTAATCTATTTGTTGTTGTGTTTCTGCTCTTGAATTATTAGACCAAAGAAATTGGATTGATAGAAACTGGAAGATATTACTCGATCACAACATGCACAAACGACCATAAATTTTCTTATCTGAGATGGGGGTTATAGACATATGTGCAATAGTAGTACAATGATTTGGTGCTTAAAATTTTCTAGGCTTTGAAATTGCAAGCattattagtatttagtaaTTTGGTATGAGGTATATGACTGATGTTTGTTAGTCAAGGCCGTAAGGCTAATATTTACTGCCATGTGAAACTTTAGAGTTGAGCTAGGCATCACATGCGCTTATGTTATTTGGAGTTGATTAAGTGCTTCTCAGTGCCCCTTTTTCATCTCTAAATGAATTGCTGTGGTTTTCTTTGAATATGAATATCTTGATAAGATTGGAATGGATTGTCAATTCTTTGAAtcagtaacttttttttttgttgaaaattatAGTTGCATTAGTAAAATTGCATGTATGATATATGTGTCCTTATAAGAATAAAAGGGTGAAGAGGCAACATTTTAATTGACCAAAAAGCTGAGACTGCTGGGATACAAACACTTTTGCTGACAAGTAACACAGTCAGGGTTAGCAAGTTGTGTTGTACAgtagcaatcaaagatggaaaaacttttattatttactattgtTTTTATTATGTAACTGCATTTTGATTTCAGGTTGGTTTACGTAAAGAAGTAAAGAAGTTTAGCTGTTAGAGAAGACACCATAACTTGGGCTATCTTTTGATggaaatttatatttattttcattttcagtTGTGTTGACTGAACTTTTAAACTTCTTTAATtgtcatatttaaatttttttgtcgTTAAATTTCATTTGATCAAGACTTTGTTAGCTATTGTATATTTGTATTTGTCGATTTCAATAGTATGACTTTGTCAAATAGTATGGTAGTATTTTTTTTGAAGTGATTGAAAAAATCGaacaaaccgaaccaaaccaaaccgattttaattggtttggtttggttcggatgATCTCAATAAAAAAACTGAATCAAACCGAACCGCAGTTCAATTAAACGATTGGATCGGATGACTTTTCTTtcaaaaaccgaaccaaaccgcaccGTGAACACCCCTAATAGCTGGTGTGTGAATCAAAGTGAGGTAATTGATGAATTTTGCTAATACAACAAGCATGACACAATGAAGGTTCAAAACTATTTTTATTGCTAGGATTGTTGTCAGTGACATTGCACTGTTTCATTACAATAGAGGTGACTTTTTCAGATGGGTGACCCAATTTTCTGTGCCATAATTATGCAGTAGAACTTAAATTCTTACAAACTAATAATACACTTGCTTCTAGGACATTTGCATCTCTAGCTAGTTTATTTACATTTATACTTTTTGGAGACATATCACTAGTAGAGTGTGATTctgtttcttttcttgcttgttgaATTGGACTGTGTGGCTGTGTTGATTTTGGTGTTGGTTGTGGGTTGGTGTGGATAATTGTGActttatttggcttttttggTGTAATAGTTGCTGGTATGGGTGAGGATTTGAAAGGGGTAAGGAAGTTAgaattggtgatttgagaaTGTGTCATAACTGGGATGGAAGGATTGGTTGTGTGGAGTGCATTAGTGTGAAGGAGAGtgttttcttttgatttttttaaagcaGTAGGTACTGATATGGGTGGTGATATGGGGGGCATGAGTGGGTGAGGTCTGGTGGATTGCGTAGCAGAGGAAATAGAGGGATTGATTGTGTGATTTTTTTTGTGTGAGGGAGGGTAATTGTATTGTAGCAGGTTGGGGTACTGTGATTAATGAGACTGAGGGTTCTTAGAACAATTTGAACTCCCTCAAATTTGTATAGGCCTTCTTTAAGTAGTCCTTGAAGAAGGATTTTTTTTGAAGATCTGGCATTTTACATTACACAAGTAAGgctaaaattcaaaatacacACAGTTATCTAATACAAATTTGGCTACACTTACTAAGTTTTTGGATATGTTAGGGACATGGAGCAGGTTTTATAATTGAAAGGGTCTATTTGATAACGATGCATGCATCAATGTATGTACTTCCAATATGCTTAATTATCATACCTTGACCATTACCTCCAAAGACCTATTCTGTACCCTCATAATTTGTTCCTGTGGTTAGGTTTCTCGGATCATATGTGACGTGGTGAGAGGCTCCCGAGTTTGGATACCATGTTGTGTCTGGTACTGATGAAGGCACGGTTAGAAGGCCTGAGAGTTAGGATGAGTAGGTTGTAGTGTGGTTGGAGACTGTTGTTGCTACTGAGGGGTGTTTGGGCCCGAGTTGTTGTGAAAGGTAAGGGATAGTGGTTGAGCTGTGTTTAGGGGTTGGAGGTGAGGGTTCATGATGTCCTGATCGAAGCGATGGTAGCATTGGACAATCGTATGGCCAATCTTGCCACAAAGTTGACATTGTGGTCTACTTCCTTGCCACCATGAGGACCGCCCTCCTTTGAATTGACCTCTGCCTCTGGAGTTTCAGAAGCCACTGTCTCTGCCGTTGTAGTTGTTATAATTTCTCCCTTGAGCTGCATTTTGAGTCTCACCACTTTGAGCAATGTTTACTTGTATGGAACCTAACTCAGTTTTTCTGAACCTCTCAATCAACTCTTCTTGAGTCAAGAGTTGTGTTTCAAACTCGCTTTCGGTGGTGTGGTCTATCCTTGCCGTCGCAACGGTCACAAACGTGTTGTACTCTTCTCCAAGACCTGCCAATGCCGATTCGATATATTCTTCTCTTGAGAGAGGTGCACCTAGTGCTTTTAGTGAATCTGCTACTTGATTGATCTTTAACATATACTCCATTACTATTGACCCGTGCTTCTTAAGCGTTCTTAGCTGAGTCTTTAATTGTTTGATTCTTGTTTTTGTTTGCACTGCAAAGTATTCTTCTAGTGTGGACCAGATCTGACATGTGTACTCACATTCAACAACTCGATTTACAAAAATTGGCTCCATAGCCACGAGGAGCCAAGCGACAAGCCATTGATCCTGAATCTCCCATTCTGTGTATTCTTGACTTTCAACTTCATTTATGCGATCTGATTCTGAGCTGAACCTTGTTAAAATCTTTGCATAATTGAGATAATCTTGTAGCTTGTTGACTTTGATGCATACTATAGGGCTTGTTTCTTCCATGCTTTAAAGTTGTTCTCATTGAGCTTGGTTGCAAAGAAGGCAGCAAACAGTTTAGTTTGGTGCGCCTGAAGGTGTTTTGGTGGTGAATTATGAAGCGTGTTCCATGGATCTGAGTTCTGATATCATGTGAGGTATCAGGTTAGAGTTGAAGATAAGGTGAAGAATAGAGAGAAGgcaaagagaaagagaagaaagccAATTTGAGATATTTTGTGAAGTGaagaaaatgaattttacctaaCTTTCTTTTACAGCTGTTATTGATATATATAGTTAGAGATGTAACTGTCTTAACTAACTAGTAGAGTAACTAATTTCTAGGGACTTCTTGTAAGTTTTATTTGTAACTAACTTCTTAACTGTCACTCAATTGTAGCTTGCCTTGGCTTTACTATTAACttaactaaaaaatatgttaataataaataataattttagattaTTACTCGAATAAAAACTAAATCCTGTATAATATTAGTAGtgatactaaaaatattttattcacgttgtataaaatagttaatagttagattaaaatttacaataactataaaattaaaaagtttagTTGTCTACTGGGATATAGTTAGTTGAGTTAAAATTTCACTAACATCAATTAATAGAATCATCGAGTTAAAATTTAGTtatcaaataatatatatttagatatataaaaaaataattatggatataaaaaaattaagttaataaCTACGATTAAttactataattaatatatatcaaATTAGTTTAGTattaattacaaatttatttGTCTAGTGTGATTAATTTAGCATTAATGTATATCAAATTAATGactataattaaaatttagttgtcCAGTGTAATTTATAAAGATCACCATTATTAATGAAGATTatggtaatttttgaaaatcacacATATAATGATATtatcatattaataataaaaaataaaaaataaaaaatcattaaatgatcatatatataaaaaaaaaaattcataattaaaaaataattaatataggtgatttaaataacatatttacgtataattaatatacatatatataaatataaaatatttaaaattatttaaacaaaataatatatcaAGAGAATatgaaaattattaatttaaataattaatatatacgtatacataaataaagaaattgttaattgaaaaaactatagtagatttttaattttataaatcaatCACACATAATTAGAATGATTTATTccgaaaataaataattaaattaatttaatattaattaaatatttctaTTTCTAATTTAAAGTAGATGAATCTTACATTGTATATATGCCCCTTAGTGTATTAGgtgattataattttttatatttgaggcttatatatatttttttaatttgttatggCTACTAAGTTATATTCTAATcttgaatttaattaatatattgttataaatataattttttctaagttttttatttatattattttgtttttttatttttatcttaatttctTTGTAAGTATAatcttattaaaaatattaagatAATATTTGGAcataaaatttagaaatttaaaGTTAGAATATCTCgatacaaaaataaagatatagtCTGTGAATGTACAATGATTAATATTGGAGATATAGTCTAAAATTTTGGTTATTTACAAAAAGATATATACACACATTTTCTCATACAAATTAAGATATTAACTTATTACATACTacatctttttctttaattaattgaattattttgtaAACTTCTTTGTTATGTACTTTTCATTTGCTTAGTATTTAcaccaataaaaatattaaattgagattagtttaaaattaaaatatgttgaagaacattttttattaaaaatacttttaaatataaataaaaaaataaatatttttttgtacatCTCACGGATATATAAACTAGTTTAATATATGATATCAAATTTATACTAAAATTCGACTCATATATTTATGAACTCAacttattaaattattaacGAATTGAGTTTAATCAAATTCACAAACTAACTTGATTCATTTTCAATGCATattgaaaataagaaataatttGTCTTAAATACTGTTGTATTGTAATAATGGTCCAAGCATAAACTAACTtataaagatttaaaaataaaaataaaatcttagtAATAAAAACAATATGTGAATAAATGACAACAATTTATTAAgtagttattaattaataaaaaaattaccttatttaatatttattaattatagttagaattaataaatattaaataagataagttgaattttttttttctttctaatattactataaaaaagtaaatgctattctattctctcttttatttttcacataaaatctctaatttctaacaaaaattaaataaaaatccagatctttataaaaaataattgcaAACTAgctatattaattttttaaaaataagatataaagtgtttcaatttttttcttttttttcatataattcgAAACCAAATTATATAGAATGAATTTCCAAATTTAAAGATCTACTTGATACgataaactttttaaatttaaaattttcacgGTGATActaatttgtgtttttgtttttaatttgttacatcaatattttagtttagaatttaattaatataagaaaatttttaaattaatattttaataaatatataacaaatgtattaaaataaatatcaaattagaATATGACACATAAAAAATGATAACTTAcatgttattttaaaaagagaCTAAGGATAGCATCacctaaaaaaaatatgtgaatAAATGACGAATCAAATAACAATTAATTATCCAAAATGAGgcaataaaataagaaaaaaaaagcccTATTTATAAACACAGCATAGTCCTTTGTGTGAAGAATGATTCATTGTTATACCAACCCATTGCACAAAAATGGAGCTTTTTAAAACCCTTATAATATCACTTTATATGCTATTGACAATAGTTATTTGTTTCAAAAATGTTGGTGGAGAGAGTGTAGATGGATTATATTTTCCTCCTAAAACAGTGACAGTTCGAATCACGAACCGTTTAAAAGATCTGCAACTTGATTTGCATTGCAAGGACGCTCAATCGGATTATGGGTTTCAAACACTTAGAGTTGGTGAAAGTTGGAGTTTCCAATTTCACCCTGACCCATTATGGCCTACATCATTATACTTTTGTAGCTTCACATGGCTCACTGATACGAGGCTACACCGCTTTGATATTTATTCTTTTAGGCGTGGTGATCGATGTAGAGAGTGTGATTGGGAGGTTCATGAATCCGGTTGTTGTAAGGTTTTGGGTAATGGTCAGCTCAAATGCTTTGATTGGAAAAGTATTGGAGATAACAATAATAATCTTGGTGTGTAACTTTGTATATCTTTCGTTTGAATTTctcaaaatttataataaaaagttataGAATAAAGTACTTGTTTTAATCTCTATTAATGTTTAAAGATaaattttactattttagttctttaatattttaatcgttttatttttatcccaaaatatttaaaatagcATCAATATTATTTCACCAACAAATCCGTCACTAATATACACTTAACGAACTTATTGtactattaataatatttttgtaaaaattacaTTGAGTTAAATTCCTCTCACTTTCATTCTCTCAATAATTTCAAACTCCATTCTTCTActctttttttcctcttcttcaaaTTAAAATCTCTCTTAAAGAATTAATAGTATAAAAGAAAGACCCTAACTTACTTTCTCTTCGTGAGACAGCCAACTTATCCGCTTGCATTACAAATAGTAACTTACTTCATTATTATTACAGTAAATACTaatttagtttttgaaattaTCTGTTGATTTAGGATTAAACAGGAcatttactttttttatatctttagcGTAGTAGTAAGGATacgattttatattttttggcCATTGATAATCTAATATCACATCATTAAACTATTTCACTTAATAGTTAGATAGAGTGGTTAAGTAGAATAACACATCTTGTGCATTAGCTTGGTTGAACACAAGTGCTTTTATATTGTGCAAGGATGAAGTTGAGTACGAATTTATTGAAAAGACCACTAAACAAGCGTTAGCAATTATTGAAGAGGACACGTTATTATCTGTTGTTGCTAATTACCCAGTCAGAGCAGAGTCCCAAGTGCAAGCTTCCTTTGATTCAGCATCATCTTTTTCTGTCTCAAGGCAATACCAATACCATGTGTTTCTCAGCTTCAGAGACTGTGATACTCGCTATTGTTTTACTGGCAGTCTCTTCAAAGCTCTTTGTGACAACAAAATCCACACTTTCATGGATGATGTAGGCCTTTAAAGAGAAAATGATATATCAAGAACACTTATTCAGATAATTAAAGGCTCCAGGATTGCCATCACATTGGTTGCCTTAGCAGGAGAATTGTCTTAGATGAGGGACTTAAATGCGATGAGCACTACTCTACTGCAGTATTGATTAGAACCTTGCTTCACCAAATTTTTTAAGTATCTCAAATTCATACTGTATCCTATTTATCTATATGTTTTCTCATCCTAATATTAAGTTATAAAAATGTTGGTATGTTTTTTCTTCacatttatatttctttctttGGGTCATCATCATGTTTGGTTTATTGGTGTACATGTAGGCTGGGCTTAGTGGCTTCCAAAAGACAATCCATCTATTCATCTCTTTGAAGATTACAGAAAAGTGATATTACTTAGGAATATTGAGAATTTGTATGCTTGTGGAGGTGTGAATTTATAATATTGTGTCtatatatgtaattatgtaTCATGTATTATATTATGCATCTCATTTTAAGTGTAgaatttattaagaaaaattgtttttgaTGTAATTATTGAGATTTGCCATCGGAATACTTTGTGGCTAGTGCAGAATTGTATTTTAAGAATTGAGATTCAACAAAATTTGTTATTGTGAATGTAATAGAGTGTTTCATTTTGTtggaattatatatatattatgtataaatatattagtatgTAACAACAATgattatgattaaaaaaaaaaaacttaagaTTTTAGCGTCAATAATAATGACGACTAAAAAGGAATActatgaaaattttaaaattaggtTTAGTAATTATATAAATTGTCATTAAAAGTTGTAGGATTTTTGCGGtcatgaaaaatgtttttattaacAATTGTTATAATTGCTATTAAAACCTTTTAATAATAAAGTATATGACGGCTAATATCTGTAAAAATATTAACGATTATTTTTATTgctattaaatacaaaataaatgaTCATTAAAAGTGATATTTCTAGTAGTAGTGTTGATAAAATAAACTTTATCATTTATTTAATAATGggataagtatgattttggtccccaACGTAGGAgctgaaaatttatttcgtcccTCAACTTTTTTTCGGTCCAAAATGGTCCCAAGgtttcagtttgttttaaaatcgtccttcgGACGAAAATACCCCTCCCTCCCCTCTTCTTCCTCAACACCCAATCCTCAATATTAACCAACAGCAGCAGAAACAGATCcacaaatacaaaaataaaaacatgcaccAATGGATAACAACAAGTTCAACCAGAAGCGGAAGAAcggcaacaacaacaaccaaccagatgcagaagaagaacaacaacaaccatGGATCTTGTATACAATTAACCATTAACAGAATCTAAACTAATTTTATCAAATCTAAGctaattcaacaaaaacaataataatttagCAGCAACTTTCAGCAATTCAATAACCTAAAATCAactaacagaaaattaaaatcaacaaaatgATAACCTGaattatgaaaatagaaaacagaaaagagGAGACAGGGGAGGCAGTGGTGGAGCGCCGGCGGTCTGGGCATGACAGGAAGGGACTGGAGGGAGGGGAACGGGCGGCGGTGAGCTCTGATTCCTTCTGTGACAGGGATTGAGGGAGGGGAAGCAGGGATGCTCGCTGGCGGTGGTGAAGTAGGGGAGACTGCGGCGGACGGTGGTGCGGTGGGTATggcagaagaagaagaggctGCGGCAGGCGGTGGTGC
The genomic region above belongs to Arachis stenosperma cultivar V10309 chromosome 5, arast.V10309.gnm1.PFL2, whole genome shotgun sequence and contains:
- the LOC130981186 gene encoding S-protein homolog 5-like, producing MELFKTLIISLYMLLTIVICFKNVGGESVDGLYFPPKTVTVRITNRLKDLQLDLHCKDAQSDYGFQTLRVGESWSFQFHPDPLWPTSLYFCSFTWLTDTRLHRFDIYSFRRGDRCRECDWEVHESGCCKVLGNGQLKCFDWKSIGDNNNNLGV